A genomic stretch from Erigeron canadensis isolate Cc75 chromosome 9, C_canadensis_v1, whole genome shotgun sequence includes:
- the LOC122582077 gene encoding uncharacterized protein LOC122582077, which produces MNHHHNPPIHHHTTTTQILKQSTTILINSNHLSTFFLLSFLIFSLRLNVETATHSLTSFIDHDPSIKSLLNRLHLPPSSSNHHSPRVKKPFLQLTRVGTLDDDDFFSGDENPDHRFFDTARNIKKNQTLLFFDCFDHLGFVNYSDNGVRVPELVPSNGKVEFKLSESVGIDEKIDADDIYSENVNEGVEDFLKRFELEHHEMSALLFLLGVLSASYGFAILGFVVTYAWVLGIVFVVVVNDLLKGYKSFVRTLWDGSNLGLKRLSGFIVMRWAIRDALTQLLGVWFFGEIEDQYLFFKIFVRLKLMPFSIVSPWVNGVEKEIYGFLLSWILLDTLVSFVFAVDAWIAMADTRKSVREVVKEGCHLLSLMLHPAINLKLLEGIVCGSFARWVLAGLFGKLFASAFQSFMEVYFMVTWLLYYFSVKSKDANASGVPFGQRELERLLEDVR; this is translated from the coding sequence ATgaaccaccaccacaacccacCAATCCACCACCATACAACCACCACCCAAATCTTGAAACAATCCACCACCATATTAATCAATTCCAACCATCTTTCAACCTTTTTTCTCTTATCTTTTCTCATCTTTTCTCTCCGATTAAACGTTGAAACCGCAACACACTCCCTTACTTCATTCATTGATCATGACCCATCAATTAAATCTTTATTAAACCGTCTTCATCTCCCCCCATCATCATCCAATCACCATTCTCCACGTGTCAAGAAACCTTTTCTTCAGCTCACCCGTGTTGGAACCCTCGACGATGATGATTTCTTCTCTGGTGATGAAAACCCGGATCATCGGTTTTTCGATACGGCACGTAATATTAAAAAGAATCAAACtttattgttttttgattgttttgatcACTTGGGGTTTGTTAATTATTCGGATAATGGAGTTCGGGTGCCCGAATTGGTCCCGTCTAATGGGAAAGTTGAATTTAAGCTAAGTGAGTCAGTTGGTATTGATGAAAAGATAGATGCAGatgatatatatagtgaaaatgTGAATGAGGGTGTTGAAGATTTTCTAAAAAGATTTGAACTTGAGCATCATGAAATGTCAGCACTGTTGTTTTTGCTTGGGGTTTTATCGGCTTCGTATGGTTTTGCGATTCTTGGTTTTGTTGTAACTTATGCTTGGGTGCTTGGGATTGTGTTTGTTGTAGTAGTGAACGATTTGTTAAAAGGGTATAAGTCGTTTGTTAGGACTTTATGGGACGGGTCGAATTTGGGGTTGAAGCGTTTGTCGGGGTTTATCGTTATGAGATGGGCAATTAGGGATGCTTTGACGCAGTTGTTGGGTGTTTGGTTTTTTGGTGAGATCGAGGATCAgtatttgtttttcaagatttttgtTAGGTTGAAGTTGATGCCTTTTTCGATTGTTTCTCCTTGGGTGAATGGGGTTGAGAAGGAGATTTATGGGTTTTTGTTGTCGTGGATTTTGTTGGATACGTTGGTTTCATTTGTTTTTGCTGTGGATGCTTGGATTGCGATGGCGGATACCAGGAAAAGTGTTAGGGAAGTTGTGAAAGAAGGGTGTCATTTGTTGTCACTAATGTTGCATCCTGCGATTAATCTTAAGTTGTTGGAAGGTATAGTTTGCGGGTCGTTTGCAAGATGGGTACTTGCAGGGCTGTTTGGAAAGTTGTTTGCTTCTGCTTTCCAGTCTTTTATGGAGGTATACTTTATGGTGACGTGGCTTTTGTACTACTTTTCTGTCAAGTCTAAAGATGCTAATGCTAGTGGAGTACCATTTGGTCAAAGAGAGCTTGAAAGATTACTTGAAGATGTTAGATAA
- the LOC122582757 gene encoding indole-3-acetic acid-induced protein ARG7-like, producing MNGKAMKSWIKKWKKINDGGLVPSSASCDKCCQWAFSWPSACTHEEEESSIPRDVPKGHMVVYVGKNQRRFVIKVKLLKHPLFSALLDQAREEYDFTTDSRLSIPCDEEVFLSVVRCATSPQERRIPLCL from the coding sequence ATGAATGGAAAAGCTATGAAATCATGGATCAAAAAGTGGAAAAAGATTAACGATGGAGGACTCGTACCTTCATCTGCAAGCTGTGATAAGTGTTGCCAATGGGCATTCAGTTGGCCATCAGCATGCACGCATGAAGAAGAGGAATCTTCGATTCCAAGAGACGTTCCGAAGGGTCATATGGTGGTTTACGTTGGGAAAAACCAAAGGAGGTTTGTGATCAAGGTGAAATTACTAAAACACCCTTTGTTCAGTGCGTTGTTGGATCAAGCTCGTGAAGAATATGACTTCACTACTGATTCCAGACTCAGTATTCCTTGTGATGAAGAAGTTTTCCTCAGTGTAGTTAGGTGTGCCACGTCTCCACAAGAACGACGAATTCCTCTCTGCCTTTGA
- the LOC122583999 gene encoding uncharacterized protein LOC122583999: MNQVEEDSLYHSLGEEAIDVDCLLVEPRSDQVSVSGVWCFEDNLRKSVKTEDGPFSLGIPCSDTNAEGVHTAKLNAHDVLPHEVGVGGLLTENGVSPCDDYLLDVGYGEHGACMDYVSNELLHVGDSGLESPFPVFSSSEKGSFGIQNSLTESIVNSGCQNYFLGKTMCDFENKFDDYSTSFIEEENNEDTMSPGFTKNGVEITPSCQDLSTNSAKDLAVGAVSFKRSRKPTKRYIDESSTLSLMKCKKRREVSVAPKVKISGVGRPKKEVEPKEKEEMESSEIYFAKAIQVPFISQSPAEVQKKNSPPPDAARKMQPATSPSPVVVRKLLPAISPSPVATIENRIENYSSESDDDSETMIRSIATGNQRKLHRVWSVSEVKKLIDGVAHFGVGKWTHIKKLLFSSSVHRTPVDLKDKWRNLLKASCALKGSGMEDEQKRSQPWRPLPKSILCRVRELASAYPYPREGNSKISKSKFPLAHHVSSPARIKGNKVPVV, from the exons ATGAAtcag GTTGAAGAAGATTCTTTATATCATTCTTTAGGGGAAGAAGcaattgatgttgattgtttaCTTGTGGAACCACGGTCTGATCAAGTTTCAGTAAGTGGTGTATGGTGTTTTGAAGACAATCTCAGGAAGTCGGTAAAAACGGAAGATGGTCCCTTCAGTTTAG GTATCCCATGCTCAGATACAAATGCAGAAGGTGTACATACAGCAAAGCTCAAT GCACATGATGTTTTGCCGCATGAAGTTGGAGTGGGTGGCCTTCTAACAGAAAATGGTGTCTCTCCTTGTGATGATTATCTTCTAG ATGTTGGATATGGTGAGCATGGTGCTTGTATGGACTATGTTTCCAATGAATTGTTGCATGTTGGTGATTCTGGTTTAGAAAGCCCATTTCCTGTTTTCAGCAGCAGTGAGAAGGGCAGTTTCGGGATACAAAATTCATTGACAGAAAGCATCGTAAATTCTGGATGCCAGAATTATTTCCTTGGCAAGACAATGTGTGACTTCGAAAACAAATTTGACGATTATTCGACATCCTTTATAGAGGAAGAAAATAACGAAGATACTATGTCTCCTGGTTTTACAAAAAACGGAGTGGAAATTACTCCATCTTGTCAAGATTTATCCACAAACTCTGCTAAAGATCTTGCTGTTGGTGCAGTCTCGTTCAAAAGATCGCGTAAGCCTACCAAGCGATACATTGATGAGTCATCAACTTTGAGTCTTATGAAGTGTAAGAAGAGAAGGGAAGTTTCTGTGGCGCCAAAAGTCAAAATATCGGGGGTAGGGCGTCCCAAAAAGGAGGTGGAACCtaaagagaaagaagaaatggaaTCGTCAGAAATCTATTTTGCTAAAGCTATCCAAGTACCATTTATTTCTCAAAGTCCTGCAGAAGTACAGAAAAAGAATTCGCCTCCCCCTGATGCAGCAAGGAAAATGCAGCCTGCAACTTCACCTTCACCAGTTGTAGTAAGGAAATTGCTGCCTGCAATTTCACCTTCACCTGTTGCAACA ATTGAAAACCGCATTGAGAATTATTCAAGCGAATCTGATGATGATTCTGAGACAATGATAAGATCTATAGCGACTGGGAATCAGAGAAAGCTTCACCGAGTATGGAGTGTTTCAGAAGTGAAAAAGCTGATTGATGGTGTTGCTCATTTCGGTGTAGGGAAATGGactcatataaaaaaattactctTTTCATCATCAGTTCATCGAACGCCTGTAGATTTGAAG GACAAATGGCGAAATCTTTTAAAGGCAAGTTGTGCACTAAAGGGGAGTGGGATGGAG GATGAGCAAAAACGAAGTCAGCCATGGCGACCTTTGCCAAAATCAATCTTGTGCCGTGTAAGGGAACTTGCATCTGCTTATCCATACCCACGAGAGGGCAACTCGAAGATTTCAAAATCTAAATTTCCACTTGCACACCACGTCTCATCTCCTGCGAGGATCAAGGGTAATAAGGTTCCTGTAGTTTGA